GGCAAATTCAGGGGATCAGACAGGAGACAGGCAAAATCAGGGGATCAGACAGGAGACAGGCAAATTCAGGGGATCAGACAGGAGACTGGCAAAATCAGGGGATCAGACAGGAGCCTCACAAATTCAGGGGATCAGACAGGAGACTGGCACAAATTCAGGGGATCAGACAGGAGACTGGCACAAATTCAGGGGATCAGACAGGAGACTGGTACAAATTCAGGGGATCAGACAGGAGACTGGCACAAATTCAGGGGATCAGACAGGAGACTGGCACAAATTCAGGGGATCAGACAGGAGACTGGCACAAATTCAGGGGATCAGACAGGAGACAGGCAAATTCAGGGGATCAGACAGGAGACTGGCACAAATTCAGGGGATCAGACAGGAGACTGGCACAAATTCAGTGGATCAGACAGGAGACTGGCACAAATTCAGGGGATCAGACAGGAGACTGGCACAAATTCAGGGGATCAGACAGGAGACTGGTACAAATTCAGGGGATCAGACAGGAGACTGGCACAAATTCAGGGGATCAGACAGGAGACTGGCACAAATTCAGTTGATCAGCAGTTTTCAGTGGCATTGAGCATGTCATTTATGTTGTTAATAAAAGATAATGACTGCATCtattttttctgtaagatatgaAAAACTAGAATGGAGGGTTATCCTGACACAGCGTTTGTATCCCAAGCAAACTGTCATTTAGCTCAGAGAGAACTTTAAACGGACGTGATTCGCTCTCCAGGACAGGCAGGTTAACTCACTTCATGTCAGATCACTGTCTGTTTAATACACTCCAAGCTATTTCTTCATGCAACATCAGACATTTTTACTACCTGTATTCATACAGAAAAATctactgagaccaaggtctcttttacagctgagccctgtattccaacaataacaacacacattttctctgttACATAGTCAGGAGGTTTTCGCATTGATTGACttatataaaaacatcaaccagtgtCAGGCCCCTTTTAAGACATAAGTGACCCCCAGCCAACGGAAGCACATAACAGGCAGTAATGAGCGGGAAAATCTGCACCAGTGATAAAACGCAAGGCTGAATGATAGACTGATGAGTGCTGAAGCTGAGGCATGCATTCGTGATATATCACTACAATCTGGTAGTTACATAAAGGTTGCTTGCACCATGTATTTCCTGTGCTGATGTGACAGGCACGATTAATTCCTATCACAAAACTGTAATGTGTATTAACAGACAGATTTTCATCTGACCGAAGCCCAAGACATGTTTCGGAAACAGCACGTTCAACAATGCTGtgcaaaatgctaataaaaaaagaatgcaatgatgtgccgATCCTTTATTCATTACATTCAATTGAAAATGGatgaaatgctgaaactgagaaatgtttattgtttcttgaaaaatatatgcccatgttgaatttgatggcagcaacacatttcaaaaaaagttgtgacaggaGCAGCAAAagacggaggcagtgtgatactttgggaaatgttctgctgggaaaccttgggtcctgttttgctgggaaaccttgggtcctgccattcatgtggatgttactttgacatgtaccacctacctgagcattgttgcagaccatgtgcaccctttcatggcaacggtattccctgatggcattggcctctttcagcaggatgtctctgtagtaagagtctggATGCTAAACTGCTTGTCAGCAGTCCCAACCTGTCACCCATGAAAACATCTGACGCATTTTGAATTGACAAATACAACAAGGGAGACCCTGAGctgttgaacagctgaaatcctgtatcaagcaatgggaaaacatttcactttcaaaactacagcaattggtctcctcagttcccaaacctTTAGCACAATCTTTAGGGAAAATCCCTGAAATGAAATACATCCATTAGAGGTCCAGACTCCAAAACCCTTGACTCTTAAAATCAGCGTGTTCCTGCGTAATTACGCGATTTTTATGTATTCCCCTATAATTTATTCCTCCGTCATTTGGGGTAGGTATTGAGGTTCTTTCCAAAAGATCACCTGCTGCAATGAAGTGGCAATTGAAGGCATCAGCAGTTGCATTTTGATCAGTAACATGTTGAGATGACCGGCCCTATGAGACCCTCTAGGTACCTCTGCCTGGCCAGGGATGACAttgcctgtgatgtggatgaggtgatgtgGCCAGACACTAACAGAAGGTGGAATCCACAAACCATCCACCTCATCCCTTACAGTACTAGTCATTTTactgtaattattattgtttcTGGACGTTTacagtgacattttgttttgattactgtactgtaattgtacttTTCTATGGGTGTTGTTGTTGCAAATACCTGCAATGGCAAAAGAATaagctgtatatacagctccggaaaaaattaagagaccactgcacctttttctttcctttccaaaaaagtcaaaaaggaaggttttgagtgaggaacggaagggttaaaatcaagagaccactacaaaccGAACActtctgttcatcactcaaaactttccttttcaactggggtcagttcatttattttctttgttgccatgttttgttttatgattgtgccattctgttatgacctgcagttgaatgtgaatcccataagaaataaaatatatgtgtttttcctgctcactcaagttttctttacaaatggtacatatattactaattccccaagggtatgcaaacttttgagcacaattgtacATTTAGGTTTTTCATAACCTTTTTCATAATGCTTTCATAGTTCTTCTAGAAAATATGTCCTGTAACTTACTCAGGAGTAGCAATTAAAATTCCTACAGACTTAAGCAGAGGgactgaaatattatttttttgtaaatacaatCAAGTGATATATCTGCATCATTTGCATTATCCTAGATAACCAAGTTTCAGATAAAATAAAGTCTGGATTAGACCgagtaaccaaaatgttaataaCATCCACCTTTGACAATAAACTCTGTACATGTATCTATTAAGATTTTGGTTTCTCAATCCACATGTATAAATTAGGTTATGATATATAACTGATACATATGACGAGCAGAGTGTTTACCACAAAGACCCAGCTGAAGGTCTCTTCTGTGAATGTGGAAATGGTGTAGGTCTACAAGGCAGTTTCAGGAGAGGGATGATGTGGTCAGGTCAGGTCTAACTGTACACCAGAGGCTTGGTTTAGGTGGGCTGATGTGGATGTTTCAGCTTTACTAATGTTCCGATGCATGCAGATTCAGACTGTACTGTAGATTTCTCTTACCATTAAGGATGAGGGGTGGGCCTCAGTGGAAAGTCATTGTAACTTCTGCCTGTTTCTTCTCATGGAAACATTGACTGGGTACCACAGGGCAGTTTAGAGCCCCGAGCACTTTAAACAATAAGAACAATCCTTTAACCTTATTTGAGCAAGTAAGTGTGatgacaaatacatatttttagcaacaacctgggagtaATGCAGGACCGAATCACATATGTGTTCACGTTGTCGGCCAGGGATCTCATAACTTTTCAGTTTAATGGTCATATGCTCCCACCACTAGGCTACTCTGTCCTCCGTAAAGCAAGACATTTCAGAACGTGCTCATATTCTACATAATAGTTGAAAACCATAAAAACAGAGGCACTAGGGTCATTTGAATTCCTTCACTGAAAGTTCTAATAAGATAAAAGGCTCTTCGGCTTATGTGGGCCGAAAGTACTATAGATCACCTTTGTTCTGGTTAAAAACTGAGCATTAAATGGTGAACCGGCAGAGAGACTTTTTCTTGTTAGGATGATTTAACTTTTCAGGTGCATTTCAACTCATGTTGGTttgaatttaaatgtatataattagAAGAATTCTGTGTCAGTATTGTATAACTTCATGTTCTTATGCCTTGTAGTGGTCAACTTCAACAATTACTCAAGACTTCAATAGGAGAGATTAGCACACTTCCCTCTGATCATACAGAATGAAGATATTCTGTAAATAACCTCCAATGTCAACGATATGTAGGCCACATTCTTATCTAAGAACTTAAAGAGTTTTATCTCGGTATGAAACCGCTTTTGATCTTCAGACCAAAGTGAGGTTATTCAGGGGGCAGAAGAAGAAGTAGCATGTATAGACTTAACAAGGAAATGCCATTATATTTTAcatggaaacaaaacaaattgacagtttttcacatttttatatgGCAGACCATTTAAGTTAACAACTGTTTTACTCCTAACCGCGTCAAGTTTTTCTCTAGCGGAActtggtacacacacacaggaagcaTCACAGCAGAACAACCTGTCACAGTTTCCACACTCCTCAGAAAACCACAGGGGCCTAAATCTGTTATCCAACCACACCAAAAACAGGATGATAGGGTCTCAAAATAGAGCATTTAAcaaaaaacttttcttttcgTCGCTCTTTGAGATCTATTTACAGAACTGCTCTGCTTTGATCATGTACTTGGCTGTTCTTTGGTATGTGTTGTTGTATGCTAGGACTTAAGAGTGGTTCTGGCCTTGTAGTCATgctgagcacacacacatacacacacccaaatacagaaacacacacaaaatacacaaacgTTTGTATTTCCACTTAGTCTGCTCTGAAGGCCTCcgctattttttttatttcatccaAATAACGTAGAAAGTGATGAGAAAAAGTTTTTTTCAAGCTTTACTTCTCAGCTTTGATGTGAATTATTTGTCATGCAAAGTGACAAAGTTAAATGAACTTTGCGTAAAGGCCTCTCGAGCCAGTGAGAGGATGCGCCTGTATTTCTATAATCGaagacagaggggggagaaatACATGAAGGGGGGGTCAAACTAAACAAACAAGCCCAGGATCCGGGCCAGTTCAACTGTCTGCTTGACAGGAATTACTGCATGATAGGACCAAACTCTGGCTGTAGAGTGAGcgtgcaaaaacacacaaagaaatgcaaacacacacaaacatgcacacaaagaATTACTtctttctccccccctctctcacatTATTctacctctcttttctctttgtttgagctcttggggggaaggagagaccCCTATAAATAGACCCAGTGACCAGTACAGAGCTGGCTCTCAGCGTTAAAGCCTATTAGCACTGATTGCATGAAAAGGCAACAAAGTAAAAGGGGAAAAGGGGGTGGTTAAAACACAGAGGTGTATAGAATTTTACCTCTAAAAGGGGGTCTGTTGTAGCTGGAAGCCGAGTGTCTATTTGTTCTGTATAAGGATTACCATTCATATGACGGGGAACCTGGTGTCTCATCCAGCCACATATGAAAACATTACAGGCCAGATAAGTGAGCAATCATGAAACTATGAACAACGTCACAGctattttaatgtacagtaaGAGCACCCACTCACTGATACAATTGCAAAGCAACAAGTGATGTTTGTGAGACTTATGGCAAATAAAAAAGGATTTGCgtaaatgtgaataaaacaaatgatcGTGtgagcatgcaaacacacaataCATGGAAATCAAGAAGGTTATTTTTCAAGTAACAACATACTGGccttattttataataaatatgtgTGTTTTTCACTGTATAACCATAAGAACAAAGTCAGTTTGACTGAACTTACATCACACCACTGGGCCCTCTACTGCATACCACTGGGCCCTCTACTGCATACCACTGGGCCCTCTACTGCATACCACTGGGCCCTCTACTGCATACCACTGGGCCCTCTACTGCATAACACTGGGCCCTCTACTGCATAACACTGGGCCCTCTACTGCATAACACTGGGCCCTCTACTGCATAACACTGGGCCCTCTACTGCATAACACTGGGCCCTCTACTGCATAACACTGGGCCCTCTACTGCATAACACTGGGCCCTCTACTGCATAACACTGGGCCCTCTACTGTATAACACTGGGCCCTCTACTGCATAACACTGGGCCCTCTACTGCATAACACTGGGCCCTCTACTGTATAACACTGGGCCCTCTACTGCATAACACTGGGCCCTCTACTGCATAACACTGGGCCCTCTACTGCATAACACTGGGCCCTCTACTGTATAACACTGGGCCCTCTACTGAAGATGGCCCTCACTGTCGGTTCAACACTTATTTGACTCCGGCCAGGCACTGAAATAGGATAcatgtaaatgaaaaacaaactaacatATGAGTATGCAAAAACACAGTATATGGAAATagtacatttgttttctgtgaaGAATCATCACAATTCATTTTACAAATACTGCTAAAGATATGCCAGAAAGATCAATGGATCCATGTCGGCAATTGCATCTAGTGAAAGACATAACAATAAGATAGGCCATGCGTAAAGTGAAAGCCCAGATGTGGTTCAACATGTGAAAGGAAGACGTGTCTGTGAGAGTGAAAGGAAAAAGTCTGAGCTCACTCATTTGACTCTGGCCTGGCACTCCATTGTGACATCACGGAGAGCAGGAGACATCATCACTTCCTGTTTGTTAAACTCTGGCACAGTCATCTAGAAAGACACAAATAAATGTTGAGATGTTGAGATTAGATGCAAATTATCTCATGGAGCCCCTAACCAAGAAGGCCCCTGGACTGCATCTGCTATTCATTTACCTTGTTAAATGTTATATCTTTTTTGCAGTGCTCAATTACGAGCAGTGGTGTGTGAGGTTTGCAATGATATCTAATGATTATCATTGGGCAGGGCTTTAAGAAAGGTTCAAAATACTGGTTTGGCTCTTCACCATGGCAACCATTTGAAGTGATTACATAGACCtgttagtgtattattttttaggttaaggttagtttaAGATTTAATTTCAAGGTTACATTTCTGGTTACTCTTAAAAAGCAACGAAAGCTTGCTAAGTAATGCGCGTGTACTTAAATGTGAAAACCTAAAGAATGACGGCAAGATAAGAACAGCTCAGTGAATGTTTTGGAGACTCCCAGCATAGGCCTGTGCTCGAGCAGTGAAATTAGCAGAGCTCTTTACCACCGTCTTCCTGCACAAGGGACAAGGGCTCGATTAAATATCAGCTGCTGAGCAAGgagtggagggggtggggggtgatgAGCCGGCAGCAGGGATAAGTCCTGCCAGGGAGGGAAGCTCCGCTCGCTGTTATCGGCTGCACCGCGTAGGACGCGCCATGGGAACACGTCGGTGACGAACCGAGAGGCACCCTGGCTCCGCCACACAACAACAGGGAAATACCAACACGACTGGCCTGTCCTGTGCTCGGATAGATCAACCGTCATGTGTATGTTGTAACTCTGACCCCTCCTAATTTCCCCCACGGAGATACCAGCCTGCTAAAGGGACGATTACTCTTTGCAAGTTTAAGATATTTGCGTTGCCAGAAACATACGTTTACTgatatttgtatttcatttctaAAACAACTGAGAAGATACCTGAATTTAGAAAACATACCTTAGGAAATTGTTATATCGTAGCCTAAGATAACTGTAATAACAgctgaaaacattttcacccaGCCACCACAATATAATTTAACAAAATCATCATCATAACGACATTACCACAACCTACAATATCCTACATGCATTCTTAGTTCATATAAAATTGGTACAGTTTGACAGTAGTTTCGGTTTTGAAAGCAGGGCATAATGGCTGGCAGGCTGCGCCAGATTCAGAAAGTAGGACAGATGATATAACAACCTGATCTAGGATCTCCAACGCCAGTCACGTAGCAGCCTACTACCATATGACACTACATAGCAGACTAATTGAAACAGATAAACCTTCTGCCAATAGTTCGCTTCTTCTATCACATTACATGCGGCCAAAAAACGTTTGATGACATTACAGGAGGTGGGACAGCTCTGTTTTGGCTTTTCCAATCGCAAAAACGAAATCAAGGAAGTTTGCCAGGATCTTCGGACCCAGATTACGCAGATTGAAATAGGGAGCATGCTCAGTTGCGATATCAATGCGTCGAGAGCTTTATTGCACTCGGCTTGACTACAGAGAGAACCTGCCTCAAACAGAACGGAGGGGTCAGAACAGATCACATTATCTGTCAActgtatattaaaatgtaaaaacgtTTTCTGTTATGACTGCGCGCAGTTAAACCACAAAACAGGGGGCAATCCCAGCACGACTTTATAATCTTTAACATATTGCcgtattttgaaaaataatgtgtTAAATAGACCTCGCGCAACAATAAAAGACAGTGAAGATTGTCCCCAGTAATGACTCCTGTATGAATAAACACCCTGTGCTCAGCCGAGGTTGTTTTGGCACCGGCCAATAGAGCAAGCTCGCAGTTCTAGAGATATACTGTagtgctttttgtttgtttgtgccacATACAAATGTGCCGCAATAAACAACTTCATGCAATAGCATTGACATGGTGATTTGAGGACCATGTCAAAATGCCCAGATTCAGCACCAAGCTTGCATTCAGATTCATCGTAGAACTAAATCAACCAATTGTGAAAGGAAAACGTTTTGTATTGAAGACCGATCATACCGTATCTGCCCAAAGAGTGGCCTGTTACTTCTACGGCTTATTGGGGTAatagtatttttattaaaaaatatattgtatccAAACAAAGATCGATTTAAGAACAGTTACGTAGGCTATTTTAGACTTTAAGAATAGCGCATACATTGACACACAACATGTTGGTGTGATTTAGTTTGTAACATTGAGAACATGTAATTAATTGCATACTTTATTTATTGCTTCAAATCATACTGTGTCTGAGAGCAGGTCTGGAGTATTTATTTGCCGAGCTCGGATCAGCAGTACTAAAGGAAACGACTAATAAGGGCAAGGAAGTGGAACCCCACCGGAACCAGTCCTTGTGAAGGTACGACCTTATATGGCATGTCGTGAACGGGGTTTCCGGTAATGGCGGTGTTCTGCTTAGATCGGAAATTTGTTTTTACTCGAAACGTTGCGGCAAAACAGCAGCGACCgtcatatattttcaaatggacACTATTTCTGTTATATTATGCACCTTCTCAAATCTGAGAATATGTCAGAATATCTTCATAAACAGTCTGCTTCTCTACCCATCAACTCCGAGCTTTCTGTGTCCTCCACTACACTGCCTAAATATGGTCTTCCTCCGTTCCTTATTTGGACATCTACGTCACGACAAGAGGCTTTATAAAGCAGTGGGAATCCTCACACTAGAGAAACAGCCCTCAGAGCAACCCGATCCCATGTCAGTACAGAGCAGACGGTCCCATTGTACGCCAGCGCAGAACTTAATTTACACTCACCAAACACGTgaactaaaaaaagaaaaggttcataacaagagaaaaacacaacatctgCACATTTCTTAAATCGAGATTACACATAAGGACAATTGGAGGAAAAGCATGGTTTCATTCTTACCCTTATCGGAATGAATGAACCACAACGTCGTTCTTAAAAACCGCAAGTTTGCGAAGTTTAATGCGACAAAGCCTCGGAGAGCTTCAGCGTTGGATTCCTCTGACGATCCTGCTCAAGAAAAGCAGCAGCTGCAACTTCAGAGTTCTCTGGAGCCGGCTGGTGAACTGCCCCTGACAGAGACAAGCAGCGCTTCCACCTCTTCCACCTCACCGGTCTCTTCCGACAGCCGGAGCACCGGCAGCACCATGGCTGCGGCCAAGACAGAGATGCTCCTCTCAGCCCTGCAGATCTCAGACCCACTGGGCTTTGCCTATTCTCCCATGGACAGCTACCCAAAGTTGGAGGAGCTGATGTTGCTCCACTCAACAGGGACCCCCTTCCTGGCTGCATCCACGCCAGACAGCGTGGGCTTTGGGTCTGGGGAACCTGGAGACTCATTTGACCCTCTGACTGGAGGTAAGGGGCCCTTCCAATTCCTAAATCTCATTATTGTTACATAATGCAAATTCAGAAATATGCATGGAAGTGTCTATGATCTATGAGGTTGAACTGAAGTTCTGACACATACAGTctattcaatatatatatatatatatatatatatatatatatatatatatatatatatatatatatatatatatatatatatatatatatatatatatatatatatatattaggacATTCATATacctgcatatatatatatatatatatatataaattgatAATGatgattattttatattataccACAATTATTACATATTACAATATTACATTTGATAAATGCATGATCAGTCGACGACAAGTCTGCACTGGAGGGAATTCTCTTGTGATGTGTCAGTGCCGGCTCCCTGTAATCTGATGAGGGATCCATATTGTATGAGACAGCAGGATTCTCCTGAGTACACACCCCCCTGGCTTCCTAGCCAGCAGTCAGGCCTGAAAATGTGAAAGTGCTTTAATGTAACGCATCAGTTTAGTGCTCACTGGCTGTTgttttcccctcctcctcccagaTACACTGCCTGAAATCTCAGTCAGCTGTGACAAGTCTCCAGTGGACCAGGGCTACGCCAGCCATCGTGTGCCCTCCTTCTCCTACACGGGGAGGTTCACCTTGGACCCCGGGACCAGCTGCAGCAACAGCCTCTGGGCCGAGCCGCTGTACAGCCTGGTCAGTGGCCTCATAGGCATGTCCCAGCCGGCCACGTCAGCCGCCCCGTGCTCCTCAGCTGCGCCGGTCACCTCTTGCTCCCACGCCGTGAGCTGCTCCGTCCAAGTCGGTGACACCCACCCCATCTACTCAGCGGCGGCCACCTACACCAACGCCGGCCCCGAACTCGGCGCCGACTCCAGCCAGTCCTTCCCCAGCCCGTCAAACGGCCCGCTCCACTATCAGCCGCCCAGCTACCCTGGCAGCAAGGCGTGCTCCCCTAACGTGTCTCTGCCCATGATCCCAGACTACCTGTTCCCCCAGCAGTCAGGTGAGATCGGCCTACTGGGCGCCGACCAGAAGCCCTTCCAGTCTCAGAGCGTCCAGCAGCAGCTCTCCCTCACGCCGCTGTCCACCATCAAGGCCTTCGCCACACAGTCTGGCTCTCAGGATCCAAAGGGCCCCTACCAGCCTCAGCAGGTCAGGCCCGGCCGCCTTCGCAAGTACCCCAACCGCCAGTGCAAGACTCCGCCCCAGGAGCGCCCCTACGCCTGCCCCGTGGAGACATGCGACCGCCGCTTCTCCCGCTCTGACGAGCTGACGCGTCACATCCGCATCCACACGGGCCAGAAGCCCTTCCAGTGCCGCATCTGCATGCGCAACTTCAGCCGCAGCGACCACCTGACCACGCACATCCGCACGCACACCGGCGAGAAGCCGTTCGCCTGCGACATTTGCGGCCGCAAATTCGCCCGCAGCGACGAGCGCAAGAGGCACACCAAGATCCACCTCAGGCAGAGGGACAGGAAGGCGGAGAAGGCTGGCTCCACCCCCATGGCCATCCCCTCCCCAGTCTCGGGgtactcctctccctccacatccTACCCCTCTCCGAGTTCCTCTTACCCCTCCCCAGTGCCCTCCTGCTACTCCTCCCCGGTGCACAGCTCCTACGGCTCCCCCTCGGCCAACCCCATGTACTCCTCTGCTCCCAGCTCCTTTCAGACGCAGGTCTCCTCCGCGTACGGTTCCCCCACAAACATTTACACCTCCCCAGTGGGAACTCCTCAGTCAGACCTGTAGTCTAGCCTCTCTCCAAAGAACATTGACATCTTCTAAGGCTTTCATATCTTTACGTATCATTTGTTTCTATTTGGAAAGAACAGGCATTGTTACCTTTTGGACTTATGCACTTTTGCTCCCTCCATGTCCATATAGCACTTAAAGATCATGAAACATGACAAAGAGAGACCACAGGATAGAAAGGGAccagtctctctcttctcaaCTTAACCTGACCAATAGCCTAGCGGTTATAGCATCTGATCGAATCTCTGCTGTTGTGAAAAATCTGCTCTTCAGTCCTTGGGCATGAATCCCAGTTGTTCCATAAATCACTCTGGGTTGAGTGTCTggtaaatgactgaaatgtaaatgtgaaaccCCAAAACTTCAATGAGTCTTCAGAGATGTTATGAACAAAGAGTATcaggctttttttttgtgtgaactTTGTCTAACCAACAACCAGACATATTAAAAGGCTGGTGGTACTCAACGGGCCCAATGTATAGTTTACATGTGTGACATGTTATGTTTTCAATCCGTTTAGACTTTGTAGATTAGCATTCTTTACATGGTGTCATTTGCACTTAATGGTGCCACATTTCTTTTATTCTCATGTAATAGCAATGGTGTCATCACTTTATTGGAGGAGAACCGTTGAGTATTCAAGCATGTTTACTGTAAGtctgacatttgttttttaatgctttGTATAATTATCCTCTGGTACTAGTTATATTCCCTGGTGTTCccttttcaacataaaaatgagCTTTCTTCATTATCAACTTTTAATAATGAACATTCTTCGTTATCAACATTTGGTGCCTTTTGTGAAGCTTAGCAAACAGAACTGTTTGTGATTGGATGCGTTGCATCTGAAAAAGCCttagggtttacagtgtatTTTTCATGGAATG
This genomic window from Esox lucius isolate fEsoLuc1 chromosome 7, fEsoLuc1.pri, whole genome shotgun sequence contains:
- the LOC105011288 gene encoding early growth response protein 1, with amino-acid sequence MNHNVVLKNRKFAKFNATKPRRASALDSSDDPAQEKQQLQLQSSLEPAGELPLTETSSASTSSTSPVSSDSRSTGSTMAAAKTEMLLSALQISDPLGFAYSPMDSYPKLEELMLLHSTGTPFLAASTPDSVGFGSGEPGDSFDPLTGDTLPEISVSCDKSPVDQGYASHRVPSFSYTGRFTLDPGTSCSNSLWAEPLYSLVSGLIGMSQPATSAAPCSSAAPVTSCSHAVSCSVQVGDTHPIYSAAATYTNAGPELGADSSQSFPSPSNGPLHYQPPSYPGSKACSPNVSLPMIPDYLFPQQSGEIGLLGADQKPFQSQSVQQQLSLTPLSTIKAFATQSGSQDPKGPYQPQQVRPGRLRKYPNRQCKTPPQERPYACPVETCDRRFSRSDELTRHIRIHTGQKPFQCRICMRNFSRSDHLTTHIRTHTGEKPFACDICGRKFARSDERKRHTKIHLRQRDRKAEKAGSTPMAIPSPVSGYSSPSTSYPSPSSSYPSPVPSCYSSPVHSSYGSPSANPMYSSAPSSFQTQVSSAYGSPTNIYTSPVGTPQSDL